From Aquabacter sp. L1I39, the proteins below share one genomic window:
- a CDS encoding ABC transporter substrate-binding protein, which yields MASIPSRLSCLLASALILGTLPGAALADKAKDTLVYASDSEPENISPYHNNLREGIIVARHVFDNLIFRNPDTGKYEPQLATEWTWVDPQTLDLTIRKGVTFHNGDPLTADDVVFTLNMVVSPDSKVVTKQNVNWIKSAEKIGDDKVRIHLVGPFPAAIEYLAGPVVIYPESYFKKVGLDGFAKAPIGSGPYKVTSVTPGKGVKMEKNTAYWKDSPLGQPKIGKLEFRVIPDPETQVAELMTGGLDWIWRVQADQAKQLGAVPNITVLAAETMRVGFLQLDSQGRAPGSEPLKDPRVRQAIAYAIDRKAMVDNLVRGGARVMNSACFIDQFGCTDKGVPRYDYDPAKAKALLAEAGYASGFSVDLYAYREREYAEAVVGYLGAVGIKAKLNYMKYAALRELARAGKVPIYFQTWGSFSVADASAFTGAWFKGDSDDMAHDAQVSALLKKADTTVETDIRLATYQEALTLIAQKAYLVPLFSYSANYAFTSDLKFTAQPDELPRFYKASWK from the coding sequence ATGGCCAGCATTCCGTCCCGTCTCTCGTGTCTCCTCGCGTCGGCGCTCATTCTGGGCACGCTCCCCGGTGCAGCCTTGGCCGACAAGGCCAAGGACACGCTCGTCTATGCCTCGGATTCAGAGCCGGAGAACATCAGCCCGTACCACAACAACCTCCGTGAAGGCATCATTGTCGCCCGGCACGTCTTTGATAACCTGATCTTTCGCAATCCAGATACAGGCAAGTACGAACCGCAGCTCGCAACCGAATGGACCTGGGTCGACCCGCAGACGCTCGACCTGACCATCCGAAAGGGCGTCACCTTCCACAATGGCGATCCGCTGACCGCCGACGACGTGGTGTTCACCCTCAACATGGTGGTGTCACCCGATTCCAAGGTCGTCACCAAGCAGAACGTAAATTGGATCAAGAGCGCTGAGAAGATCGGCGACGACAAGGTGCGCATTCACCTGGTCGGCCCGTTCCCGGCCGCCATCGAATATCTGGCCGGACCGGTGGTGATCTACCCCGAATCCTATTTCAAGAAGGTGGGCCTCGACGGCTTCGCCAAGGCGCCCATCGGCTCCGGACCCTACAAAGTGACCTCGGTCACGCCCGGAAAGGGCGTGAAGATGGAGAAAAACACCGCCTATTGGAAGGACAGCCCCCTCGGCCAGCCCAAGATCGGCAAGCTGGAATTCCGCGTCATTCCGGACCCCGAAACCCAGGTGGCCGAGCTGATGACGGGCGGCCTCGACTGGATCTGGCGTGTGCAGGCCGACCAGGCCAAGCAACTCGGCGCCGTGCCCAACATCACGGTGCTCGCCGCCGAGACCATGCGGGTGGGCTTCCTGCAGTTGGATTCCCAGGGGCGCGCGCCGGGCTCGGAGCCGCTGAAGGACCCGCGCGTGCGCCAGGCCATCGCCTATGCCATCGACCGCAAGGCCATGGTGGACAATCTGGTCCGCGGCGGCGCCCGCGTCATGAATTCGGCCTGCTTCATTGACCAGTTCGGCTGCACCGACAAGGGTGTGCCGCGCTATGATTACGATCCCGCCAAGGCCAAGGCGCTGCTGGCGGAGGCCGGCTATGCCAGCGGCTTCTCGGTCGACCTCTATGCCTATCGCGAGCGCGAATATGCGGAGGCCGTCGTGGGTTATCTCGGCGCGGTGGGGATCAAGGCCAAGCTGAATTACATGAAGTATGCCGCGCTCCGCGAGCTCGCCCGCGCCGGCAAGGTGCCGATCTATTTCCAGACCTGGGGCTCCTTCTCGGTTGCCGATGCGTCCGCCTTCACCGGCGCCTGGTTCAAGGGCGACAGCGACGACATGGCCCACGATGCCCAAGTCTCCGCTCTGCTCAAGAAGGCCGACACCACGGTGGAGACGGACATTCGCCTCGCCACCTACCAGGAAGCGCTGACCCTGATTGCGCAAAAGGCCTATCTGGTGCCGCTCTTCTCCTATTCCGCGAACTATGCCTTCACCAGCGACCTGAAGTTCACGGCACAGCCGGACGAACTGCCGCGCTTCTACAAAGCCAGCTGGAAATAG
- a CDS encoding ABC transporter ATP-binding protein, producing the protein MSDIVLELKDVTRTFQVSQGLFRPKATLTAVAGVSLQVRRGEVYALVGESGSGKSTLAKMLLGLLPPSSGEIRIDGTPIADTNRIAVARRIQPIFQDPYSSLNPRKSIADLIALPLVVHGIGSAAERRKKVLEMLDVVGLPRRLLDAGPSQLSGGQRQRVAIARALIMRPEVVICDEPTSALDVSVQAQILNLLLELKRELGLTYFFISHNLAVVEHLADRVAVMYLGRFVEERTRAGLFSGPQHPYSRALLESVLTPDPDLGVPDTHLGAVFPNPLTPTPGCAFHPRCPSARDLCQRISPEAQSLPDGYAACHFATPAALPSAA; encoded by the coding sequence ATGAGCGACATCGTCCTTGAACTGAAAGACGTCACGCGCACCTTCCAGGTGTCGCAAGGGCTGTTCCGCCCCAAGGCCACCCTTACGGCGGTCGCTGGCGTCTCGCTCCAGGTGCGCCGGGGCGAGGTCTATGCCCTGGTCGGGGAAAGCGGCTCGGGCAAGTCGACGCTGGCCAAGATGCTGCTGGGCCTCCTGCCGCCTTCGTCCGGCGAGATCCGCATCGACGGCACGCCCATCGCCGACACCAACCGCATCGCGGTGGCGCGGCGCATCCAGCCCATTTTCCAGGACCCCTATTCCTCGCTCAATCCGCGCAAGTCCATCGCCGACCTCATCGCCTTGCCGCTGGTGGTGCATGGCATCGGCAGCGCGGCCGAACGGCGCAAGAAGGTGCTGGAGATGCTGGACGTGGTGGGTCTGCCGCGCCGTCTCCTCGATGCCGGACCGAGCCAATTGTCCGGCGGCCAGCGCCAGCGGGTCGCCATCGCCCGTGCCCTCATCATGCGGCCGGAAGTGGTGATCTGCGACGAGCCCACCTCCGCGCTCGACGTCTCCGTGCAGGCGCAGATCCTCAATCTGCTGCTGGAATTGAAGCGCGAATTGGGGCTCACCTACTTCTTCATCAGCCACAATCTGGCGGTGGTGGAGCATCTGGCTGACCGGGTGGCGGTCATGTATCTCGGCCGCTTCGTGGAGGAGCGCACGCGCGCCGGCCTCTTTTCCGGCCCGCAGCACCCCTATAGCCGCGCGCTGCTGGAGTCCGTGCTGACCCCCGATCCCGATCTCGGTGTGCCGGACACGCATCTGGGCGCCGTCTTTCCGAACCCGCTGACGCCCACGCCCGGCTGCGCCTTCCATCCGCGCTGCCCCTCCGCGCGCGATTTGTGCCAGCGCATCTCGCCCGAGGCCCAGTCGCTGCCGGACGGCTATGCCGCCTGCCATTTCGCCACGCCGGCCGCCCTGCCGAGCGCCGCCTGA
- a CDS encoding ABC transporter permease, which translates to MLAFTLRRLVVAISVAFTVSVIAFLLLHLSGDLATTIAGPEASAEQVEQIRQQFGLDRPLSTQYLDWLWGALHLDFGTSFYFRNSVASLLAERMPVTLTLGAISLVISLVIAVPLGVLAAVYRGTIIDRLALTFCVLGQALPTFCLGLGLIIVFAVNLRWLPVSGNASWQNYVLPSIALGWYAVPAVMRLSRNGMLEVLSQDYIRTARAKGLPPAKVILKHALRNAIIPVVALAAVQFGFMLGGSIVVEAVFSMHGIGHLAWEAIARNDFPVVQAVVLVLAAIYITLTFLADVLNALLDPRMRVA; encoded by the coding sequence ATGCTCGCATTCACCCTTCGCCGCCTGGTGGTGGCCATTTCGGTGGCGTTCACCGTATCGGTCATCGCCTTCCTGCTGCTGCATCTGTCCGGCGATCTCGCCACCACCATTGCGGGGCCCGAGGCCTCCGCCGAACAGGTGGAGCAGATCCGGCAACAGTTCGGCTTGGACCGCCCGCTCTCGACGCAATATCTCGACTGGCTATGGGGCGCGCTGCACCTCGACTTCGGCACGTCCTTCTACTTCCGCAACTCCGTCGCCAGCCTGCTGGCGGAGCGCATGCCCGTTACCCTGACGCTGGGCGCCATCTCGCTGGTCATCTCGCTCGTCATCGCCGTGCCGCTCGGCGTGCTCGCCGCCGTCTATCGCGGCACGATCATCGACCGGCTGGCATTGACCTTCTGCGTGCTGGGTCAGGCGCTGCCGACCTTCTGCCTGGGCCTCGGCCTCATCATCGTGTTCGCGGTAAACCTGCGGTGGCTTCCGGTCTCCGGCAACGCCTCCTGGCAGAATTACGTTCTGCCTTCCATCGCGCTCGGCTGGTACGCGGTCCCCGCGGTGATGCGCCTGTCGCGCAATGGCATGCTGGAAGTGCTCTCGCAGGATTATATCCGGACGGCCCGCGCCAAGGGACTCCCGCCCGCCAAGGTCATTCTGAAGCACGCCCTGCGCAATGCCATCATCCCGGTGGTGGCGCTGGCGGCGGTGCAATTCGGCTTCATGCTGGGTGGCTCCATCGTGGTGGAGGCGGTGTTCTCCATGCACGGCATTGGCCACCTGGCTTGGGAGGCCATCGCCCGCAACGACTTCCCGGTGGTGCAGGCGGTCGTGCTGGTACTCGCCGCCATCTACATCACGCTGACCTTCCTCGCTGACGTCCTCAACGCCTTGCTCGATCCCCGGATGCGCGTCGCATGA
- a CDS encoding ABC transporter ATP-binding protein: MALLEVKDLVIDIPTGAGVLHAVSGVSFSLERGETLAIVGESGSGKSLTSLALMDLLPKRVQRKAEKLSFDGIDLMTLSDSGMRRLRGNRMAMIFQEPMTSLNPAYTIGNQLTEALTCHRKVSMREATDRAVYLLEKVGITAAARRLSQYPHQLSGGLRQRVMIAMALMCGPELIIADEPTTALDVTIQAQILHLIADLQKEFGMAVILITHDLGVVARVADKVGVMYAGRLVETGAARTLFRHPAHPYTRGLLDCIPVPGRTVPGAPLGAIRGQVPNLIGRLEGCAFRNRCDLASPECAGAIPLLHPEPAHDVRCLHASIPEAAA, translated from the coding sequence ATGGCCCTGCTGGAGGTGAAAGACCTCGTCATCGACATCCCCACCGGCGCCGGCGTGCTGCATGCGGTCAGCGGCGTTTCCTTCTCCCTGGAGCGGGGCGAAACGCTGGCCATCGTGGGGGAGAGCGGCTCGGGCAAGTCGCTGACCTCGCTCGCGCTCATGGACCTCTTGCCCAAGCGCGTCCAGCGCAAGGCCGAAAAGCTCTCCTTCGACGGCATCGACCTGATGACGCTCTCGGATTCCGGCATGCGCCGGTTGCGGGGCAACCGGATGGCGATGATTTTCCAGGAGCCCATGACCTCGCTGAACCCGGCCTATACGATCGGCAACCAGCTCACTGAGGCGCTGACCTGCCACCGCAAGGTCTCCATGCGCGAGGCCACGGACCGGGCCGTATATCTCTTGGAAAAGGTGGGCATCACCGCCGCCGCCCGGCGCCTGTCGCAATATCCCCACCAGCTCTCAGGGGGCCTGCGCCAGCGGGTGATGATCGCCATGGCCCTCATGTGCGGCCCCGAGCTCATCATCGCGGACGAGCCCACCACCGCCCTCGACGTGACCATCCAGGCACAGATCCTTCATCTCATCGCCGACCTGCAGAAGGAATTCGGCATGGCGGTGATCCTCATCACCCACGATCTCGGCGTGGTGGCGCGGGTCGCCGACAAGGTGGGGGTGATGTATGCTGGCCGCCTGGTGGAGACCGGCGCGGCGCGCACCCTCTTCCGCCATCCCGCCCATCCCTATACGCGCGGCCTCCTGGACTGCATCCCCGTGCCCGGACGCACCGTGCCCGGGGCGCCTTTGGGCGCCATACGCGGCCAGGTGCCGAACCTCATCGGCCGGCTGGAAGGTTGCGCCTTCCGCAATCGGTGCGATCTGGCCAGCCCCGAATGCGCCGGCGCCATCCCCCTTCTCCATCCCGAGCCCGCCCATGACGTGCGCTGCCTGCACGCCAGCATCCCGGAGGCCGCGGCATGA
- a CDS encoding LysR family transcriptional regulator yields the protein MDDAALRYFLEVVQVGSIAEASARLNVAASAISRQIAKLEADLGTQLFERRSRRLVLNAAGELLAQHARRTRLGEEQVVAEIRRLKGLERGLVRVGCTEGFGTDFVPRAIGMFRGLYPGISFEMHVAAPRETTRMVSEGIVDVGLSFGFVPDAGIRVELAGSAPLVALMAPDHPLAEKDGVTLAEVAEYPVGLSGKDTTARQLFDILCGVEGVVIEPVMTTNYMAGLWSFAEIGGGIIMTGRITAATRLSRFRMRSLPLKTRASTERRYEIQTMQGRVLPEATRIFVAFLADELRRLDPRGTDTPASV from the coding sequence TTGGACGATGCAGCGCTGCGCTATTTTCTTGAAGTGGTTCAAGTGGGTTCCATCGCGGAGGCCTCCGCCCGCCTGAATGTGGCCGCCTCGGCCATCAGCCGGCAGATCGCCAAGCTGGAGGCCGATCTTGGAACGCAATTGTTCGAGCGCCGCTCCCGTCGGCTGGTGCTGAATGCGGCCGGCGAACTCCTGGCCCAGCACGCCCGCCGCACCCGCCTCGGCGAGGAGCAGGTGGTGGCGGAGATCCGCCGCCTGAAAGGGCTGGAACGTGGCCTCGTGCGCGTCGGCTGCACAGAGGGCTTCGGAACGGACTTCGTTCCGCGCGCCATCGGCATGTTTCGCGGCCTATATCCCGGCATCTCGTTCGAGATGCACGTGGCGGCCCCACGCGAGACCACGCGCATGGTGAGCGAGGGCATCGTGGATGTGGGCCTCTCCTTCGGCTTCGTGCCCGATGCCGGCATAAGGGTCGAGCTGGCGGGCAGCGCGCCCCTGGTCGCCCTCATGGCTCCGGACCATCCCCTGGCCGAGAAGGACGGCGTAACGCTTGCGGAGGTGGCTGAGTATCCGGTGGGGCTTTCCGGGAAGGACACAACGGCCCGGCAGCTCTTCGACATCCTATGCGGCGTAGAGGGCGTGGTCATCGAGCCCGTGATGACCACCAACTACATGGCAGGCCTCTGGAGCTTCGCCGAGATTGGTGGCGGCATCATCATGACCGGCCGCATCACCGCCGCAACGCGTCTTTCCCGTTTCCGCATGCGTTCGCTGCCGCTGAAGACGCGTGCCAGCACCGAGCGGCGCTATGAGATCCAAACCATGCAGGGCCGTGTGCTACCCGAGGCGACGCGGATCTTCGTCGCCTTCCTCGCGGACGAGCTTCGGCGGCTCGATCCGCGCGGCACGGATACGCCGGCGTCCGTCTAG
- a CDS encoding ABC transporter permease → MTLTSAKSEPGPLDQPPVRRAPLHTFLLKSLNHGGFLVGAGLLAFIVLVALAAPLIAPHDPYAQNLAQRLIPPVWDAKGSWNHILGTDKLGRDYLSRLLYGAQISLLIGTLTVIISGVIGTVLGVCAGYFGGRVDAVLSYIVTTRLALPVVLVALASAALVGSSLQGVIIVLGLLLWDRFAVVTRSATQQVVGSDYIAAASAIGCSTPRIILSEVLPNILNPLIVVATLEMAHAILLEAALSFLGLGVQPPLPSWGLMIAEGKQYMFFSPWVIAIPATALVVLVLAINLMGDGLRDITAPENRN, encoded by the coding sequence ATGACCCTCACATCCGCCAAATCCGAGCCCGGCCCTCTGGACCAGCCCCCGGTCCGCCGCGCGCCGCTCCACACCTTCCTGCTCAAGAGCCTCAACCATGGCGGCTTCCTGGTGGGCGCGGGGCTGCTCGCCTTCATCGTGCTGGTCGCGCTCGCCGCGCCCCTCATCGCACCCCACGATCCCTATGCCCAGAACCTCGCCCAGCGCCTGATCCCGCCGGTCTGGGATGCCAAGGGCAGCTGGAACCACATTCTCGGCACCGACAAATTGGGGCGCGACTATCTGAGCCGCCTCCTTTACGGCGCGCAAATCTCGCTCTTGATTGGCACGCTCACCGTCATCATTTCCGGCGTCATCGGCACGGTGCTGGGGGTGTGCGCCGGCTATTTCGGCGGCCGGGTGGATGCGGTTCTGAGCTACATCGTCACGACCCGCCTCGCGCTCCCCGTGGTGCTGGTGGCGCTCGCATCGGCCGCCTTGGTGGGCAGCTCGCTCCAGGGCGTCATCATCGTGCTGGGCCTGTTGCTGTGGGACCGCTTTGCGGTGGTGACGCGCTCGGCGACGCAGCAGGTGGTGGGCTCGGATTATATCGCTGCCGCCAGCGCCATCGGCTGCTCGACGCCCCGCATCATCCTCTCCGAGGTGCTGCCCAACATCCTCAACCCGCTCATCGTGGTGGCGACGCTGGAAATGGCCCACGCCATCCTGCTGGAGGCCGCGCTCTCCTTCCTCGGCCTCGGCGTGCAGCCGCCGCTGCCGTCCTGGGGGCTGATGATCGCCGAGGGCAAGCAATACATGTTCTTCAGCCCCTGGGTGATCGCCATTCCCGCGACGGCTCTCGTGGTGCTGGTGCTGGCCATCAATCTCATGGGCGACGGGCTGCGCGACATCACCGCGCCCGAGAACAGGAACTGA